The DNA region TTCCCTGAGCTCCCGTTAAGCCGGTGAGACCTGTGGGACCAGTTATTCCCTGAGCTCCCGTTAAGCCGGTAAGACCTGTGGGACCGGTTATTCCCTGAGCTCCCGTTAAGCCGGTGAGACCTGTGGGACCAGTTATTCCCTGAGCACCCGTTAAACCCGTAAGACCTGTGGGACCGGTTATTCCCTGAGCACCCGTTAAACCGGTGAGACCTGTTGGACCGATAGGACCTATTGCCTGAACCCAAGCTGCACCGTTGTAATACCAGAATCCAATAAGATTGTCGGTTTGATAAATGAATAATCCTGTAGCGGGATTAGTAATAGCATTTTTCTGAGCCTCGGTCATTCGGGGTATGAGAAGCCCCTGGTTGCTGCTGCTAATGTCGAGAATGGCTGAAGGGTCGTTTGAAGCGCCTGTCATGTTGATTGCAGTTCCCTGTCCGTATGTGCTGCGGAAATTTGAAAGGAACATGAATACAACTGCAAATACACATAATCTGAGATAAACGTAACTTTTCGCCATAATACAGGAGTTAATTAGGGACTTATTTTCAGAATTTTTATACTCTTCTCACTAAAACCGGTTCTTACTGTGAGGTAGTAATATCCCGTTGCAAGATTGCTGACTTCAAAGTCAAGCTTCAGAATACCACTATTATCAGTGTTCCCCGACTGAATACGAATCATCCGACCGAGTACATCGTACAACTGAGCAGTAACCTGAGCGCCTGCTGTTGAATTGATACGGATATCAATATTATCCCTGGCAGGATTGGGCCCTGCTGTAATACATAAATTTCGGGAAGTATTTTCCGGTACAGAAACCAGAACATTTGTGA from Bacteroidota bacterium includes:
- a CDS encoding T9SS type A sorting domain-containing protein → MKKILLTSLCLITFTSAVIAQVSVERFVLASAGGSYSNGSTLSLDYTIGEVAVTTVGNGSNILTQGFQQPFTNVLVSVPENTSRNLCITAGPNPARDNIDIRINSTAGAQVTAQLYDVLGRMIRIQSGNTDNSGILKLDFEVSNLATGYYYLTVRTGFSEKSIKILKISP
- a CDS encoding collagen-like protein, giving the protein MAKSYVYLRLCVFAVVFMFLSNFRSTYGQGTAINMTGASNDPSAILDISSSNQGLLIPRMTEAQKNAITNPATGLFIYQTDNLIGFWYYNGAAWVQAIGPIGPTGLTGLTGAQGITGPTGLTGLTGAQGITGPTGLTGLTGAQGITGPTGLTGLTGAQGITGPTGLTGLTGAQG